Proteins encoded by one window of Streptacidiphilus sp. PB12-B1b:
- a CDS encoding cation-translocating P-type ATPase gives MTVSPLGTPAHGGADAELVTTDLIVGGMTCAACVARVEKRLGRLEGVTAGVNLATGRARVLHPAALPVTDLVAAVERAGYTAATATAGTPPPRANAADDDTDQLRRLLGVAVLAVPVIVLSMLSGLQFRDWQWLCFALAVPVVSWGALPFHRRAWAGLRHGAATMDTLVSLGVAASFGWSAYALFLGGAGVPGMRMGFSLTADASGGAHLYLEAAVAVPLFVLCGRYLEGRARTRTGSALRALAELGAKDVCVREDGREVRIPVARLLPGQEFVVRPGEKVATDGVVVEGSSALDLSLLTGESVPVEAGPGDHVAGATLNVGGALIVRATAVGADTQLARLTALVTDAQAGKARVQRLADAVAGVFVPAVLAIAVCVLGFWLGTGVHPQDAVTAAVAVLVVACPCALGLATPTALLAATGRGAQLGILVRGPEALERLRRVDTVVLDKTGTLTTGRMELITTTTAPGHDSRTALRLAGAAEQRSEHPVGRAITAAARREADTDHQLPHAQDFHATAGVGITARVEGHRVRVIRPDSHEDLPDELRAALNRAQQAGHTAVLAEVDGQPAAVLAVGDRVRPGSYRAVHRLHRLGLRTVLLTGDQAGPAQAVAAEVGITEVHAGISPQGKAQVVADLQRAGRVVAVVGDGVNDAVALAAADLGIALGSGTDAAIGAAGITLVRGDVEAVPDAVRLARRTLGTIRANLVWAFGYNLLLIPLAALGWLNPMLAAAAMSASSVLVVANSLRLRTWEPAPARTRDQVRGRDSRPALWGGADG, from the coding sequence ATGACCGTCTCTCCCCTCGGTACTCCGGCCCACGGCGGCGCGGACGCCGAGCTTGTGACCACGGACCTGATCGTGGGCGGGATGACCTGCGCCGCCTGCGTGGCGCGGGTGGAGAAGCGGCTGGGCCGCCTGGAGGGGGTGACCGCCGGGGTGAACCTGGCGACCGGCCGGGCCCGCGTGCTCCATCCGGCCGCTCTGCCGGTGACCGACCTGGTGGCGGCGGTCGAACGTGCCGGGTACACCGCCGCCACCGCCACGGCCGGCACACCACCCCCCAGAGCGAACGCAGCCGACGACGACACCGACCAACTGCGCCGCCTGCTGGGGGTGGCGGTGCTGGCAGTGCCGGTGATCGTGCTGTCGATGCTGTCGGGCCTGCAGTTCCGCGACTGGCAGTGGCTGTGCTTCGCCCTGGCGGTGCCGGTCGTCTCCTGGGGCGCGCTGCCGTTCCACCGCCGCGCGTGGGCTGGTCTGCGGCACGGTGCCGCGACCATGGACACCCTGGTCAGCCTGGGCGTCGCCGCCTCCTTCGGCTGGTCGGCGTACGCCCTGTTCCTCGGCGGAGCCGGTGTCCCCGGGATGCGGATGGGCTTCTCGCTGACCGCCGACGCGTCCGGAGGCGCGCACCTGTACCTGGAGGCGGCGGTCGCCGTGCCGCTGTTCGTCCTGTGCGGACGCTACCTGGAAGGGAGGGCACGCACCCGGACCGGCTCGGCGCTGCGGGCCCTGGCCGAGCTGGGCGCCAAGGACGTGTGCGTGCGCGAGGACGGGCGCGAGGTCCGCATCCCAGTGGCCCGGCTGCTGCCCGGACAGGAGTTCGTGGTTCGACCGGGAGAGAAGGTCGCCACCGACGGGGTCGTGGTCGAGGGCAGCTCCGCGCTGGACCTGAGCCTGCTGACCGGTGAGAGCGTCCCGGTCGAGGCCGGGCCCGGCGACCACGTGGCCGGGGCGACCCTCAACGTCGGCGGCGCTCTGATCGTGCGCGCCACCGCGGTCGGCGCCGACACCCAACTCGCTCGCCTCACAGCCCTGGTGACCGACGCCCAGGCGGGCAAGGCGCGGGTCCAGCGGCTGGCCGACGCGGTGGCCGGGGTCTTCGTCCCGGCCGTGCTGGCGATCGCGGTCTGCGTGCTCGGATTCTGGCTGGGCACCGGAGTGCACCCCCAGGACGCGGTCACCGCCGCCGTCGCCGTCCTGGTCGTCGCCTGCCCCTGCGCACTGGGCCTGGCCACCCCCACCGCACTGCTGGCCGCGACCGGACGCGGAGCCCAACTCGGCATCCTGGTCCGCGGGCCCGAAGCCCTCGAACGCCTGCGCCGGGTCGACACCGTCGTCCTGGACAAGACCGGAACCCTGACCACCGGCCGCATGGAGCTGATCACCACCACGACCGCTCCCGGACACGACAGCCGCACCGCGCTGCGACTGGCCGGGGCCGCCGAGCAGCGCTCCGAACATCCCGTCGGCCGCGCGATCACCGCAGCGGCCCGACGAGAGGCCGACACCGACCACCAGCTGCCCCACGCACAGGACTTCCACGCCACCGCTGGAGTCGGCATCACTGCCCGGGTTGAGGGCCACCGTGTCCGCGTCATCCGCCCGGACAGCCACGAGGACCTGCCGGACGAGCTGCGCGCGGCCCTGAATCGGGCCCAACAGGCGGGCCATACCGCAGTGCTGGCCGAAGTCGACGGACAGCCGGCAGCGGTCCTGGCCGTCGGCGACCGTGTCCGGCCCGGCAGCTACCGCGCCGTGCACCGGCTGCATCGCCTGGGCCTGCGCACGGTCCTGCTCACCGGCGACCAGGCGGGCCCGGCGCAGGCGGTGGCCGCCGAGGTGGGGATCACCGAGGTGCACGCCGGGATCTCACCGCAGGGCAAGGCCCAGGTCGTCGCCGACCTCCAGCGGGCCGGACGGGTTGTGGCGGTGGTCGGCGACGGGGTCAACGACGCCGTCGCCCTGGCCGCCGCCGACCTGGGTATCGCCCTGGGCAGCGGCACCGACGCCGCCATCGGCGCGGCGGGGATCACCTTGGTGCGCGGGGACGTCGAGGCGGTTCCCGACGCAGTACGGCTTGCCCGGCGCACCCTGGGCACCATCCGCGCCAACCTGGTCTGGGCGTTCGGCTACAACCTGCTGCTGATCCCGCTGGCCGCACTGGGCTGGCTCAACCCGATGCTCGCCGCAGCCGCCATGTCCGCCAGCTCGGTCTTGGTCGTGGCCAACAGCCTGCGCCTGCGCACCTGGGAGCCGGCCCCTGCCCGCACCCGGGACCAGGTCCGTGGCCGCGACAGCCGCCCGGCCTTGTGGGGCGGCGCCGATGGATGA
- a CDS encoding DUF5134 domain-containing protein has translation MNSPSWLSDSLAAIMLATAAYCAGRLVVSRLWHRRVEHDVDAVHLVMGVAMAGMLVPRLNPLGDTVWETVFALTSLWFAIRVILARRAAQVDRRAIGHHLAHLVLSGAMLYMYLAQSSATGGSASSGGMGGGMGGSIAGGARYPTLALVLALVLFGYAVSVLDRTTPLPTQAQRNTEPGHRSGVTGDGRAERVADVPETAGPQTAVGENCGSPVHRTVRGLLAPRSANCCDIVMSVTMAYLLILML, from the coding sequence GTGAACAGCCCTTCCTGGCTCAGCGACAGCCTGGCCGCGATCATGCTGGCGACCGCCGCGTACTGCGCCGGCCGCTTGGTCGTCTCGCGGCTGTGGCACCGCCGTGTCGAGCACGACGTCGACGCCGTCCACCTGGTGATGGGGGTGGCGATGGCGGGCATGCTGGTGCCGCGCCTGAACCCCCTGGGCGACACCGTCTGGGAGACGGTGTTCGCGCTGACGAGCCTGTGGTTCGCCATCCGGGTGATCCTTGCAAGGCGTGCTGCCCAGGTGGACCGCCGAGCAATCGGGCACCACCTGGCGCACCTGGTCCTGTCCGGCGCGATGCTCTACATGTACCTGGCCCAGTCCTCCGCCACGGGCGGCTCGGCGTCCAGCGGGGGTATGGGTGGCGGCATGGGCGGTTCCATAGCCGGCGGAGCGCGTTATCCGACCCTGGCGCTGGTCCTGGCGCTTGTGCTGTTCGGCTACGCGGTCTCGGTCCTTGACCGCACCACCCCGCTGCCGACCCAGGCCCAGCGGAACACCGAGCCTGGACACCGGTCCGGGGTGACCGGTGACGGGCGCGCGGAGCGCGTCGCCGACGTCCCGGAGACGGCTGGGCCGCAGACCGCTGTCGGAGAGAACTGCGGTTCGCCCGTCCACCGCACTGTGCGTGGCCTGCTGGCTCCGCGTAGCGCCAACTGCTGCGACATCGTCATGAGCGTCACCATGGCCTACCTGCTGATCCTCATGCTGTAG